The genomic region CGGGCTGAGCATCAGGCATGGGGGCCAGTCTAGAGCCTCGTCGCAGGGCCAGCCCGTAGCATCGGGGCATGACGGCTCCCTCTCCCTCCTCCCCCGACATCCTGGTGACGGTCCAGGTCCGGCATCTGCCCGAGCACAGCACGCCGGGGCGCGAACTGTTCGCCTACTTCATCACGCTCGAAAACCGCAGCGAGGACACCTGGCAACTCCTCGCGCGGCACTGGGACATCTGGGACGGACGCGGGCAGGGCTACGCAGTGGACGGCGAGGGCGTGGTGGGCGAGCAGCCGATCCTCGCGCCGGGCGCGCAGTTCACCTACAACTCCTTCGTGACCGTGGAGGTGCTGCCCGGCATGATGCGGGGCCACTACGTGATGGGGGACGCCTGGGGCGCGCGGGCGCAGGTGCCGATTCCGCCGTTTCGCCTCAATGTGGCGGAGGAACGGACGCTGAACTGAGATCTGGTCCGGGCCTGACCCAACGGCCTCAGGGCAGCCGCAGCACCCGCACGTTGCCGTCCTTCGCACTGAGGTAACTCAGGCGGGTGCCGTCGGGGCTCACGTTCCAGTCGCCCTGGCGCACCTGATCCCCGAGATCGCCCAGGGTGCGCCACTCGCCGGTGCGCACGTCGTACTGCCGCAGGATATGGGGGCCACCGTTCGCGCTCAGCGGAATGAGGAGCAGCCGCGAGGCGTCGCGCCAGCGGTAAGACCCGAACTCGGACAGCTCCCTCGGCGCGCCGCCCGCCGTGCTCTGGAGCCACAGCCCGTTGCGCGCCGCCGAGTCGAAGGCCACGGTATACACCACCCGCGTTCCGTCCGGGCTCGGCAGCACCGAGCGGAAATTCAGCGCCGTCCGCAGGGTTTTTTTCGCCCCCGTCCGGGTATCCAGGGTGAAGAGGTCGCGGTCACGGTTGCCCGCCGCCGCCTTGCCGCTCAGCAGCAGGGTGCCCTCGCTCAGCCAGCCGCTCACCCCGCCGCCGTACAGGGTCGTGACCTGCCGGGGCGCCCCGAACACGTCGGCCACGAAGACGCGGGTCAGGCGGCGGTCGAAGTTGCCGGCGGTGTCGGAACGGGTGTAGGCCACGCGCGTCTCCGAGCGCGTCCAGGCCACGTCCGCTCCGCGCGTGGGGAGGCTAAAGCGCCGGCCGTCGGCGAGCCGTTCCAGCGTCGTGCTCTCGCCTGTGCCGGGCCGCACCGCCCACAGGAGGCGCGGGGAGTAGAAGGCCACCGTCGAGAACTTGCGCGTGACTGCGCCGCCGCCCGCCGGCACCTGGTAGATGGCGGTCGCGGGCCGCGCGGGGGCGCCGTCGAGAAACAGCAGCGCCCGCGAGTCGGGCGTCCAGACCGCGCCGGGGCAGCATCCCCCACTCAGGACGGGTTGCGAGGGCAGCGTGGCCGCCCACGCCGCGCCGCCCAGCCCCAGGGCCAGCAGCCCACCGAGGAAAGCCCGCTTCACCGCGCCCCTCCCGGCGCCGGGGGCCAGGGCCGGCGAAACTCGTTGAGCAGCGCCCCGCCGCGCAGGGCCGCCGGCTGGGTCTCGGGGGTCTGCCAGCGGCGCGGCGCGTCGAGGTCGTACTGGTAGCCGCGCCCGAAGGACCCGGCGAGCGCGAGCGTGTCCCAGTCGGCGGCGATGTAGGGCAGCGGGTTAAAAAAGCGCTGGTGCGAGCGGTCGCGCAGCTCGAGGTGCAGGTGCGGCGCGCTCACGCAGGTGAACTGCGAGTCGCCGCTCTCCCCGATCACCTGCCCGCGCTTCACCGCCTGCCCCACCCGCAGGCTGGAGCGCACCCGCAGGTGCCCGTAGAGGCTGCTGAGGTTGCCGGCGTGGTCGATCACCACGTTGTGCGGCGGGCTGCCGTGCGGGCCGTCCACCTCGGCCACCACCCCGTCGCCGATGGCGCGCACCGGGGTGCCGCAGGGGGCGCTGAAATCGAGCCCAGCGTGGATGCCTTGCAGGTTGCCGTAGGTGGAGCGGCGCTGGCGGTACGCCCCCGTCGTGTTGCCGTAGCCCTGCCCGAGCAGCCAGGAGTCGGGGCCGGGCGCACCGGCAAAGGGCAAGCCGAACTGCCGCGCGGGTTGGGCGACGGCGCTGTCGGGCAGCGGGGTGCCGTAGCGCGCGAGGGCCGCGCCCCCGAGCAGCGCGCCTCCTGCGAGCAGGACCGGAACACTGGGTCTGAACATGCGTCATCTTGGCGGCTCGTACGGGGAGGAGCGGTGCCGCCGGCCACCTTCTGCGCTCGACTTCTCTCTGCTCAGGCTCCTATCGGTTGTCCCTCACCGCCGAACCCCGGACATTCAGGAGGTGTTAAGGTAAACGGCGCAGCCGCGCGAGCGGTTGACTTTCCCACTTTTCCTTCACCCGCGTCCCGCGAGACGCCCCGTGCCCCGCGCGCGGTAAGCCCGTCCGAGAGACGGCGTTGGAGGCCACAATGCCCAGCACCGCGACAGTTCAGCGTCGCCCCGCTTCTGCGCGGGGGGCGCCCTTTCTACATTCCGTGAGGCAAGCATGACCAGAGGCAAGCTGCTCTACGAAGGCAAGGCCAAACGCGTCTACGCCACCGATAAGAGCGACGAATACATCGTCGAGTACAAGGACGACGCCACCGCCTTCAATGCCCAGAAACGCGGCGAGTGGGCCGGCAAGGGCGAGACCAACAACGCGATCAGCGCTCATCTCTATCCCCTGCTGGAACAGGCCGGGATTCCCACCCACTTCCTCGGGCGGCTCTCCGAGCGCGAGCAGCGGGTCCGGGCCGTCACCATCGTCCCGGTCGAGGTGATCGTGCGCAACGTTGCCGCCGGGTCCTTTTCCAAACGGCTCGGCGTGGAGGAAGGCACGCCCCTGCCCCGCCCCGTCGTCGAGTACTGCTACAAATCCGACGCGCTCGGCGATCCCCTGATCAACACCGACACCGCCGTCAGCCTGGGCTGGGCGAGTGAAGAAGACCTGCGGCGCATTCGCGAACTGGCCCTCCAGGTCCGCGATTTTCTCGTGCCGTACTTCGAGGCGCGCGGCGTGCGCCTGATCGACTTCAAACTCGAATTCGGCAAGCTGGGGACCGGAGAGATCGTGCTCGCCGACGAGATCAGCCCAGACACCTGCCGGTTCTGGGACGCGGCGACCGGCGAGAAGATGGACAAAGACCGCTTTCGCCGTGATCTGGGCGGCGAGGCCGAGGCCTACGCCGAGATGCGGCGCCGGGTGACGGGCGGGGCCTGAAGCCCGCAGCGTCGCCGGGCCTCCGCGCGCTCCTCCCCGACCTTCCGGCCCCACTGAAGGCCGTCATGGCCCGGCCCGCTCCGCGCCTGAGACCACCCTGCCCTGAGACCCTCCGAAGGAGTTCCATGCCCAAGTACCACGCCAAAGTCTTCGTGACCCTCAAGCCCTCGATCCTCGACCCCCAGGGCCGCACCGTCGAGCGGGCGCTGTCGCACCTCGAACACCACAACGTCTCCAGCGTAAGGATCGGCAAATATATCGAGCTCTCCCTGAGCGGCGAGCGCGCGGAGGTCGAGGCGCAGCTCGGCGAGATCACCGCGAGCGTCCTGAGCAACCCGATCATGGAAGACGCGCGCTGGGAGCTTGAGGAAGTGAAGTGAAAACCGCCGTCATTCAGTTCCCCGGCAGCAACTGCGACGCCGATGCCCTGCACGCCGCCCGTCTGCTGCTCGACCCGGACGCGACCTTCGTGTGGCACACCGAAGGCAGGCTCCCCGAAGGCACCGAACTCGTGTTCCTGCCCGGCGGGTTTTCCTACGGCGACCACCTGCGGTCCGGCGCGATTGCGGCCCGCAGCCCCATCATGCAGGCGGTCAAGGCCCACGCCGAGGCCGGCGGCTTTGTCCTGGGCGTGTGCAACGGCTTTCAGGTGCTGACCGAGGCGGGGCTGCTGCCCGGCGCGCTCTCGCGCAACCGTGACCTGCACTTCATGTGCAAGCCGGTGCACCTGCGCGTGGAAAACGCCACCACCGACTTTACCCGCGCCTACGCGGAAGGCCAGACCATCGAAATCCCCATCGCGCACGGCGAGGGCAACTATTACGCCGACGCCGCCACCATCGCCGAACTCGAGGAACAGGGCCGGGTGGTGTTCCGGTATACCGACAACCCCAACGGCAGCCTCAACGACATCGCCGGCATCGTGAGTGAGCGCGGCAACGTGCTCGGCATGATGCCCCACCCCGAACGCGCCGTGGAGCTGCTGCTCGGCAGCGAGGACGGCCGGGGTGTCTTCGACAGCCTCAAGACGGTGAAGAAATGACCTCCCCGGAACCCTCCAGCACCCAGAGCCTGCGCGAGCGGGCCGGCACCTTCGGCCTGACCGTGGAAGAATTCGACCTCGCCGCAGAGAGCATGGGCCGCGAACCCAACGCGCTGGAAGCCGCCATCATCGGCGCGATGTGGTCCGAGCACTGCGGGTACAAGAACTCGCGCCCGCTGTTCCGGCACTTCCCCACCACCGGCCCGCAGGTGCTGCAAGGTCCCGGCGAGAACGCCGGCGTGGTGGACATCGGGGACGGGTGGGGCGTGGCGTTCAAGATGGAAAGCCACAACCACCCCTCGGCCGTGGAGCCGGTGCAGGGCGCCGCGACCGGCGTGGGCGGCATCCTGCGCGACATCTTCGCGATGGGCGCGCGGCCCTTTGCGGTGCTCGACAGCCTGCGCTTTGGCAACCCGGACAGCCCGCGCACCCGATTCCTGGTGAACGGCGTGGTGGACGGCATCGCGCACTACGGCAACGCGATCGGTGTGCCCACCGTGGGCGGCGAAGTGACCTTTCACCCCAGCTACCAGGAAAACCCGCTCGTGAACGTGATGGCGCTGGGCCTGCTGCGCCACGAGGACCTCGCCAAGGGGACGATGGGCGCGGTCGGCAACCAGATTGTGTATGTCGGCTCCAAGACGGGACGAGACGGACTGGGCGGCGCGGTATTCGCGTCGGCGGACCTCAGCGACGCCTCGCAGGCGGACCGCCCGGCGGTGCAGGTCGGCGACCCCTTCATGGAAAAACTGCTGCTGGAAGCCACCCTGGAGGCCATCCAGGCCGGCGTGGTGGCGGGCGTGCAGGACATGGGCGCCGCCGGACTGGTGAGCAGCACCTGCGAGATGGCGTACCGCGCCGGGCTGGGCATCACCATGGACCTCGACCGGGTGCCCACCCGCGAGGACGGCATGGTCCCCATGGAACTGTGCCTCTCGGAATCGCAGGAACGCATGATTCTGGTACCCGTCCCCGGCCGTGAGCAGGAACTGCACGACCTGCTGGCGAAATGGGAGCTGGACGTGGTGACCATCGGGCAGGTCGAGGAGCACAGCAACTACCGCCTGACCTGGAAGGGCGAGGTGGTGTGTGACCTGCCGGTGGCCCTGCTGAACGAGGCGCCCAAGTACACCCGCGAGGGCGTGGAATCCCCCGCCATCCGGGTCGCCCGCGAACGCGACCTGAGCGGCGTGCCGGTCCCGGATGACCTCGGCGCGGTACTCACCGAGCTGCTCTCGCACCCCACCATTGCCAGCAAACGCCCGATTTTCGAGCGCTTCGACCATCAGGTGATGACGAACACCGTCGTCGTGCCGGGCGCCGCCGACGCCGCCGTGCTGCGCGTCAAGGGCTCGGGCATGGGCGTAGCCGCGACCTCCGACTGCAACCCCCGCTTCGTGTACCTCGACCCGTACGCGGGGGCCGCCGCCGCCGTCGCGGAGGCCGCGCGCAACCTCGCCTGCGTGGGCGCCACGCCGCTGGCGATCACCGACAACCTGAACTTCGGCAACCCGCACCGCCCGGACGTGTACTACCAGCTTCAGCAGGCGGTCCTCGGCATCGGTGACGCCTGCCGCGCGCTGAACACGCCGGTCACGGGCGGGAACGTCAGCCTCTACAACCAGTATGTCGAGGAAGGCCGCACCGTCGCCATCCATCCCACCCCGACCATCGGCATGGTGGGCGTGCTGCCCGACGTGCAAGTGCGCGCGACGCTTGCTCTCAAGACTGGAGCGCACACCCTGCTGCTGCTCGGCGAGCACGCGGACAGCATCGGCGCCTCGCAGTACCTCGAAACCGTGCATG from Deinococcus reticulitermitis harbors:
- the apaG gene encoding Co2+/Mg2+ efflux protein ApaG, encoding MTAPSPSSPDILVTVQVRHLPEHSTPGRELFAYFITLENRSEDTWQLLARHWDIWDGRGQGYAVDGEGVVGEQPILAPGAQFTYNSFVTVEVLPGMMRGHYVMGDAWGARAQVPIPPFRLNVAEERTLN
- the purQ gene encoding phosphoribosylformylglycinamidine synthase subunit PurQ codes for the protein MKTAVIQFPGSNCDADALHAARLLLDPDATFVWHTEGRLPEGTELVFLPGGFSYGDHLRSGAIAARSPIMQAVKAHAEAGGFVLGVCNGFQVLTEAGLLPGALSRNRDLHFMCKPVHLRVENATTDFTRAYAEGQTIEIPIAHGEGNYYADAATIAELEEQGRVVFRYTDNPNGSLNDIAGIVSERGNVLGMMPHPERAVELLLGSEDGRGVFDSLKTVKK
- the purC gene encoding phosphoribosylaminoimidazolesuccinocarboxamide synthase is translated as MTRGKLLYEGKAKRVYATDKSDEYIVEYKDDATAFNAQKRGEWAGKGETNNAISAHLYPLLEQAGIPTHFLGRLSEREQRVRAVTIVPVEVIVRNVAAGSFSKRLGVEEGTPLPRPVVEYCYKSDALGDPLINTDTAVSLGWASEEDLRRIRELALQVRDFLVPYFEARGVRLIDFKLEFGKLGTGEIVLADEISPDTCRFWDAATGEKMDKDRFRRDLGGEAEAYAEMRRRVTGGA
- the purL gene encoding phosphoribosylformylglycinamidine synthase subunit PurL, with the translated sequence MTSPEPSSTQSLRERAGTFGLTVEEFDLAAESMGREPNALEAAIIGAMWSEHCGYKNSRPLFRHFPTTGPQVLQGPGENAGVVDIGDGWGVAFKMESHNHPSAVEPVQGAATGVGGILRDIFAMGARPFAVLDSLRFGNPDSPRTRFLVNGVVDGIAHYGNAIGVPTVGGEVTFHPSYQENPLVNVMALGLLRHEDLAKGTMGAVGNQIVYVGSKTGRDGLGGAVFASADLSDASQADRPAVQVGDPFMEKLLLEATLEAIQAGVVAGVQDMGAAGLVSSTCEMAYRAGLGITMDLDRVPTREDGMVPMELCLSESQERMILVPVPGREQELHDLLAKWELDVVTIGQVEEHSNYRLTWKGEVVCDLPVALLNEAPKYTREGVESPAIRVARERDLSGVPVPDDLGAVLTELLSHPTIASKRPIFERFDHQVMTNTVVVPGAADAAVLRVKGSGMGVAATSDCNPRFVYLDPYAGAAAAVAEAARNLACVGATPLAITDNLNFGNPHRPDVYYQLQQAVLGIGDACRALNTPVTGGNVSLYNQYVEEGRTVAIHPTPTIGMVGVLPDVQVRATLALKTGAHTLLLLGEHADSIGASQYLETVHGLEAGRVPDLDLKLEAKVIEGTLALIRAGLTTTAHDCSEGGLAVALAEMAIAGGRGLKVTLDAPAEVRADALLFGEAHSRVIVAVPAGQEAQARARLEEIGVPHSVLGQSFDEPHSVTVALPAQHVHLSVNLDTLRTAWETPLREILA
- the purS gene encoding phosphoribosylformylglycinamidine synthase subunit PurS, whose translation is MPKYHAKVFVTLKPSILDPQGRTVERALSHLEHHNVSSVRIGKYIELSLSGERAEVEAQLGEITASVLSNPIMEDARWELEEVK
- a CDS encoding M23 family metallopeptidase; this encodes MFRPSVPVLLAGGALLGGAALARYGTPLPDSAVAQPARQFGLPFAGAPGPDSWLLGQGYGNTTGAYRQRRSTYGNLQGIHAGLDFSAPCGTPVRAIGDGVVAEVDGPHGSPPHNVVIDHAGNLSSLYGHLRVRSSLRVGQAVKRGQVIGESGDSQFTCVSAPHLHLELRDRSHQRFFNPLPYIAADWDTLALAGSFGRGYQYDLDAPRRWQTPETQPAALRGGALLNEFRRPWPPAPGGAR